One part of the Marinihelvus fidelis genome encodes these proteins:
- a CDS encoding glycine zipper domain-containing protein, with translation MSTSGTQAATGPRPADTSPTTHKARDVAHDAVDRAAGRAEVLEERLRQEAAQMANKASAGKDEAMAKLDDTVETLDKFVRERPLASLGIAFGAGALAALLLRR, from the coding sequence ATGAGTACTTCAGGAACACAGGCGGCCACCGGGCCGCGACCCGCCGATACATCACCGACGACCCACAAGGCGCGTGACGTGGCACATGATGCCGTTGACCGGGCCGCTGGCCGGGCCGAGGTCCTGGAAGAGCGACTGCGCCAGGAAGCCGCGCAGATGGCCAACAAGGCCAGCGCCGGCAAGGACGAGGCCATGGCGAAACTGGACGACACGGTCGAAACGCTGGACAAGTTTGTCCGTGAACGACCACTGGCCTCCCTGGGCATCGCCTTTGGCGCCGGTGCGCTCGCCGCACTACTTCTGCGCAGGTGA
- a CDS encoding MFS transporter codes for MSDTHAADGYNRSALFWISVLALFTAAAAFSLRIAASGAIKEALFDPVDIANSGRMIGDALGAAFLGFAASLLVASPILDVLGAKRVILIASATFIVGPLMVVMAPSLATGVDVVPLVWWGMLVMGVGWGCTEAAINPVTAALYPDEKTHRLNVLHAWWPAGIVAGGLLSLLLFQVMDMDWRIAIAMIMIPGIAFGLWAMTQKFPGTQAESLGVSFGEMLMVVVKQPFFWVFFAIMFLTASAELAPSSWVDIALSETVKMPGIVVLVYVAAIMFVMRHFAGALAHRFSDMGLLWISTVPAGIGLYLLSVASSPVTALVAATVWAVGVCYMWPTMLAAVAHRFPKGGPWTIGLTGFAGALAIRFVLPELGGIYDKAKFEAAGGQAAFEALEPGSEAMAGALAQAATTSFQAVAIIPVILFFIFGAVWAFERSRNRKGATG; via the coding sequence CGTCCTGGCGCTGTTCACCGCCGCCGCGGCGTTTTCGCTGCGCATTGCCGCCTCGGGCGCCATCAAGGAAGCCCTTTTCGACCCGGTCGATATCGCCAACTCCGGGCGCATGATCGGCGACGCACTGGGCGCGGCCTTCCTCGGCTTTGCCGCATCATTGCTGGTCGCCAGCCCGATCCTGGATGTATTGGGCGCCAAGCGCGTGATCCTGATTGCGTCCGCGACCTTTATCGTCGGCCCGCTGATGGTGGTCATGGCGCCGTCACTGGCGACCGGCGTCGACGTGGTGCCACTGGTCTGGTGGGGCATGCTGGTGATGGGCGTGGGCTGGGGTTGCACCGAGGCCGCCATCAACCCGGTGACCGCGGCGTTGTACCCGGATGAAAAGACACACCGGCTGAACGTGCTGCATGCCTGGTGGCCGGCTGGCATCGTCGCCGGTGGCCTGCTCAGCCTGTTGCTGTTCCAGGTGATGGACATGGACTGGCGCATCGCCATCGCCATGATCATGATCCCCGGCATCGCTTTCGGGCTCTGGGCCATGACGCAGAAATTCCCCGGCACGCAGGCCGAATCGCTGGGCGTCAGCTTCGGCGAGATGCTGATGGTGGTGGTCAAGCAGCCTTTCTTCTGGGTGTTCTTCGCCATCATGTTCCTGACCGCGTCGGCGGAACTGGCGCCTTCGTCCTGGGTGGACATCGCGCTCAGCGAAACGGTGAAGATGCCGGGCATCGTGGTGCTGGTCTACGTGGCCGCCATCATGTTTGTCATGCGCCACTTTGCCGGCGCACTGGCGCACCGCTTTTCCGACATGGGCCTGCTATGGATTTCCACCGTGCCGGCCGGCATCGGCCTGTACCTGCTGAGCGTGGCTTCATCGCCGGTGACCGCACTGGTGGCGGCCACGGTCTGGGCGGTTGGCGTGTGCTACATGTGGCCGACCATGCTGGCGGCCGTAGCGCACCGTTTCCCGAAAGGCGGGCCGTGGACGATTGGCCTGACCGGCTTTGCCGGCGCCCTGGCCATTCGATTCGTGCTGCCTGAACTGGGCGGAATCTATGACAAGGCCAAATTCGAGGCAGCCGGCGGCCAGGCAGCGTTCGAGGCGCTGGAGCCGGGCTCCGAGGCCATGGCCGGCGCCCTGGCGCAGGCGGCGACCACATCATTCCAGGCCGTCGCAATCATCCCGGTGATCCTGTTCTTCATCTTCGGTGCGGTGTGGGCCTTCGAGCGCAGCCGCAACCGCAAGGGCGCGACCGGCTGA
- a CDS encoding sugar phosphate isomerase/epimerase family protein, whose translation MGARTSSSTPSLTRRGLFAGTAALATTSLLATTTASAATDSKAGCHHAGAGRATGIQLYTVRDSMADDVPATLTALAAIGYRELEFAGYFNQSPVALRTLLDDLGLVAPSTHMDARQLRDAPDALLDTAAAMGHDYVVIAWLHPDDRKTLDQYRAWADVFNRVGEKCQALGMRFAYHNHDFEFAAIDGQVPWDVLLQATEPDLVDFELDMFWTRKAGLDPIEVLTRAPERYTMAHIKDMSPNGDMVDVGTGEIDYGAILTSPEAASLKHLFVEHDNPADPFRTAAVGRLGLTRALLGDG comes from the coding sequence GTGGGCGCCAGGACATCATCTTCAACACCCTCATTGACACGCCGCGGACTTTTCGCGGGCACCGCGGCACTGGCCACAACGTCACTCCTGGCCACGACCACCGCCAGCGCGGCCACAGACAGTAAGGCCGGCTGCCACCATGCCGGCGCGGGCCGCGCCACGGGCATCCAGCTGTACACGGTCCGCGATTCCATGGCCGACGATGTCCCCGCCACGCTGACCGCGCTCGCCGCCATCGGCTACCGTGAGCTGGAGTTCGCCGGCTATTTCAACCAGTCACCGGTGGCGCTGCGCACACTGCTCGATGACCTGGGCCTGGTCGCCCCGAGTACGCACATGGACGCCCGACAGCTTCGGGACGCCCCGGACGCACTGCTCGATACCGCCGCCGCGATGGGCCACGACTACGTGGTCATTGCCTGGCTGCACCCTGACGACCGGAAGACCCTTGACCAGTACCGGGCCTGGGCCGACGTCTTCAACCGGGTGGGCGAAAAGTGCCAGGCCCTGGGCATGCGCTTCGCGTACCACAACCACGATTTCGAGTTCGCCGCGATTGACGGCCAGGTGCCCTGGGATGTGCTGCTGCAGGCCACCGAGCCGGACCTGGTCGACTTCGAACTGGACATGTTCTGGACCCGCAAGGCCGGGCTGGACCCCATTGAGGTACTGACGCGCGCACCCGAACGCTACACCATGGCGCACATCAAGGACATGAGCCCGAACGGCGACATGGTCGACGTGGGCACGGGTGAAATTGACTACGGCGCGATCCTGACCAGCCCCGAAGCGGCCAGCCTGAAACACCTGTTCGTGGAACACGACAACCCGGCCGACCCCTTCCGCACCGCCGCCGTTGGCCGCCTTGGCCTCACCCGCGCCCTGCTGGGTGACGGGTGA